One part of the Microcoleus sp. bin38.metabat.b11b12b14.051 genome encodes these proteins:
- the mgtE gene encoding magnesium transporter yields the protein MTENNYQSSSLPGYARKELRELVRSQLKALLEQGDFQGAKAILHPVQEADIAEAIEGLPETMQVIAFRLLSKDEAIAVYEYLDSSVQQSLCEKFKRQEVLDIVDKMSPDDRAKLFDELPAILVRRLLGQLSPTEREATAQLLGYEASTAGRIMTPEYISLKESFTVTQALDRIRSLAKTTETIYSLYVTDAGRRLTGILSLRDLVTSPLEKTVGEIMTREAVSVQTGTDREEVARLIQRYDFLAVPVVDREQRLVGIVTVDDAIDILEQEADKDIYTLGGVQSGGDNYFQTDLITVARKRVVWLFVLLLTNTVTGAIIRAQEDILHQVVALAAFIPLLTGTGGNVGAQSSTVVIRGLNTDEITAMGPLQVIVREGMAGALLGAILGTVATGWAYTLQGNLAVAIAVGVSLLAIAILASIAGSALPFLFRSLGLDPALMSAPFITTAVDVLGVLIYFTLARIILRI from the coding sequence CACCCGGTGCAGGAAGCAGACATCGCTGAAGCCATCGAAGGCCTGCCGGAAACCATGCAAGTAATAGCTTTCCGGTTGCTTTCCAAAGACGAAGCGATCGCAGTTTACGAATATCTCGACTCCAGCGTTCAGCAGTCGCTCTGCGAAAAATTCAAACGCCAAGAAGTCCTCGATATTGTAGACAAAATGTCCCCGGACGATCGAGCTAAACTGTTTGACGAACTGCCGGCAATTTTAGTCCGCCGCCTCTTGGGTCAATTGAGCCCCACGGAACGCGAAGCTACAGCCCAACTCTTGGGTTACGAAGCCAGCACCGCCGGCCGGATCATGACCCCAGAATACATTTCTCTGAAAGAAAGCTTTACCGTCACCCAAGCTTTAGACAGAATTCGCTCTTTGGCTAAAACTACCGAAACCATTTATTCTCTTTACGTCACCGACGCCGGACGCAGGTTGACCGGCATTTTATCCCTGCGGGATTTAGTCACTTCCCCCCTCGAAAAAACCGTGGGCGAAATTATGACCCGCGAGGCCGTTTCTGTTCAAACTGGAACAGATAGAGAAGAAGTTGCTCGCCTGATCCAGCGTTACGATTTTTTGGCTGTTCCCGTTGTAGACCGGGAACAGCGTCTCGTCGGGATCGTTACAGTTGACGACGCGATCGACATTCTAGAACAAGAAGCTGATAAAGATATTTATACCTTGGGCGGCGTCCAGTCCGGCGGCGACAATTATTTTCAGACCGATTTAATCACCGTTGCTCGCAAAAGGGTGGTGTGGCTGTTTGTTTTGCTGTTAACCAATACAGTCACGGGCGCAATTATTAGAGCTCAAGAAGATATTTTGCACCAAGTAGTTGCCCTAGCAGCGTTTATTCCGCTGCTGACGGGCACTGGAGGCAATGTCGGAGCTCAGTCCTCAACTGTGGTAATTCGCGGTTTGAACACTGACGAAATTACAGCCATGGGCCCGTTGCAAGTAATTGTACGCGAGGGGATGGCGGGAGCGCTGCTAGGAGCTATATTAGGGACTGTAGCCACGGGTTGGGCTTATACTCTGCAAGGAAATTTAGCAGTAGCTATCGCGGTGGGAGTGAGTTTGCTGGCGATCGCCATTTTAGCTTCTATTGCCGGTTCAGCTCTGCCGTTTCTGTTTCGTTCTTTGGGTTTAGACCCCGCTTTAATGTCTGCCCCTTTTATTACCACCGCCGTTGATGTGCTCGGAGTTTTGATTTATTTCACTTTAGCTAGGATAATTTTGCGAATATAA